In Campylobacter sp. MIT 99-7217, a genomic segment contains:
- a CDS encoding menaquinone biosynthesis decarboxylase, giving the protein MKRFIKILKANNLLKIIEEPVDIDLEIAHLAYIEAKKGENGKALLFTKPISKKENKNYEFPVLMNTFCNEKALNLALTRSYEEVADEIKQLSKLHIPQGLKAKFDFFKMLLSLKKAPPKRLNGKGDFTFKELKSLNELPILKTWEKDGGKFITMGQVYTKSLDNTQNNLGMYRLQVSGENELLMHWQIHKDGANFFNEYKKAGRKMPVSIAIGGDPLYIWCSQAPLPKGIFELLLFGFIKKTPAKLVKCESNDIFVPKDSDIVIEGFIDTNEFKIEGPFGDHTGFYTPAELFPVMRVEKIYAKRNAIYQATVVGKPPLEDKIMGLGTERIFLPLLQTSVPDLLDYKMPENGVFHNLILAKIAPKYPAHAQQIMHAFWGVGQMSFVKHAIFVDEKAPNLNDYEALIPYILDRFKPSNLLITSGICDQLDHASPNACFGGKAGLDASGEKSSEDIDKISDKALFELFSSKLEIKALKQFYPESKAPITCILLDKKEKIKTSFEKLLEFKKHFKILVFLDSTNCLENPYMLVWRVVNNIDAQRDIFISEHCVGIDASAKGELEGYTRTWPLQTDCTKSVIDDLILRNILEKDPILFKKFELY; this is encoded by the coding sequence ATGAAACGCTTTATCAAAATTTTAAAAGCAAATAATTTGCTAAAAATCATCGAAGAGCCTGTAGATATCGATCTTGAAATCGCACATTTAGCTTACATAGAAGCAAAAAAGGGAGAAAACGGCAAAGCCTTGCTTTTTACCAAACCCATAAGCAAAAAAGAAAATAAAAACTATGAATTTCCCGTGCTTATGAACACTTTTTGCAATGAAAAAGCCCTAAATTTAGCCCTAACAAGATCTTATGAAGAGGTTGCAGATGAGATCAAACAGCTTAGCAAGCTTCATATCCCTCAAGGTTTAAAGGCTAAATTTGATTTTTTCAAAATGCTTTTAAGCCTTAAAAAAGCCCCTCCAAAAAGGCTAAATGGCAAGGGCGATTTTACTTTTAAAGAACTTAAAAGCCTTAATGAACTTCCTATTTTAAAGACTTGGGAAAAGGATGGGGGCAAATTTATCACTATGGGGCAAGTTTATACCAAAAGCCTTGATAATACGCAAAATAATCTTGGTATGTATCGCCTGCAAGTAAGCGGTGAAAACGAGCTTTTAATGCACTGGCAAATCCACAAAGACGGTGCAAATTTCTTTAACGAATACAAAAAAGCAGGACGCAAAATGCCTGTTAGCATAGCCATAGGAGGCGATCCGCTTTACATTTGGTGTTCGCAAGCTCCTTTGCCAAAGGGAATTTTTGAGCTTTTGCTCTTTGGCTTTATCAAAAAAACTCCCGCAAAGCTTGTAAAATGCGAAAGTAATGATATTTTCGTGCCAAAGGATAGTGATATCGTGATCGAGGGCTTTATCGATACGAATGAATTTAAGATCGAAGGACCTTTTGGCGATCATACAGGCTTTTACACGCCTGCTGAGCTTTTTCCTGTGATGAGGGTTGAAAAAATTTATGCTAAAAGAAATGCTATTTATCAAGCTACCGTCGTGGGTAAGCCACCTTTAGAAGATAAGATCATGGGACTTGGAACGGAGAGGATTTTTTTACCGCTTTTGCAAACTAGCGTTCCTGATTTGCTGGATTATAAAATGCCTGAAAACGGAGTCTTTCATAATCTTATCCTAGCTAAAATCGCACCCAAATACCCAGCTCATGCCCAGCAAATCATGCATGCTTTTTGGGGCGTTGGGCAAATGAGCTTTGTAAAACACGCCATTTTTGTTGATGAGAAAGCACCAAATTTAAACGATTATGAAGCTTTAATCCCTTATATTTTAGATCGTTTTAAACCCTCAAATTTGCTCATTACAAGCGGAATTTGCGATCAGCTTGATCATGCCTCTCCAAATGCTTGTTTTGGTGGTAAGGCTGGACTTGATGCAAGTGGGGAAAAAAGTAGCGAGGATATAGATAAAATCAGCGACAAAGCCTTGTTTGAGCTTTTTAGCTCAAAGCTTGAGATCAAAGCCTTAAAGCAGTTTTATCCTGAGAGCAAAGCTCCTATAACTTGCATTTTGCTAGATAAAAAAGAAAAGATAAAAACAAGTTTTGAAAAATTGCTTGAGTTTAAAAAGCATTTTAAAATTTTGGTATTTTTAGACAGCACAAACTGCCTTGAAAATCCTTACATGCTTGTTTGGCGTGTGGTAAATAATATCGATGCGCAAAGAGATATTTTTATTAGTGAGCATTGTGTGGGCATTGATGCGAGTGCAAAAGGCGAGCTTGAGGGTTATACTAGGACTTGGCCCTTGCAAACTGATTGCACAAAAAGCGTGATTGATGATCTTATCTTGCGTAATATCTTAGAAAAAGATCCCATACTTTTTAAGAAATTTGAGCTTTATTAA
- the hemC gene encoding hydroxymethylbilane synthase, with translation MKELIIATRKSALALWQSEFIKESLQKEHKNLKITLEGFKTKGDVLLDSPLAKIGGKGLFTKELEESMLRNEAQIAVHSLKDVPSFFPKGLVLAAVSKREAVNDAMLSMEFQSLASLPKGARVGTTSLRRKMQLLLLRPDLNIISLRGNVNSRIQKLKNKEFEAIILARAGINRLNLDKEVNFIYDFSLEEMIPAASQGALGIESIDEAELLGLLKCLDDEATRIETHIERQFIETLEGGCQVPIGINASLKEDKIKIRAILGLPDASEILKDELVILKKDYENAGLNLANKLISKGAKELLKKAEAML, from the coding sequence ATGAAAGAACTCATCATCGCGACTAGAAAAAGTGCTTTAGCCTTGTGGCAAAGTGAATTTATCAAAGAAAGTTTGCAAAAAGAGCATAAGAATTTAAAAATCACACTTGAAGGCTTTAAAACAAAAGGCGATGTGCTTTTAGATAGTCCTCTTGCAAAGATCGGCGGCAAGGGGCTTTTTACTAAGGAACTTGAAGAAAGTATGCTAAGAAATGAAGCTCAAATTGCTGTTCATAGCCTAAAAGATGTGCCAAGTTTTTTCCCAAAAGGACTTGTTTTAGCTGCTGTTTCTAAAAGAGAAGCAGTAAATGATGCAATGCTTAGCATGGAATTTCAAAGCTTAGCTTCCCTGCCAAAGGGTGCTAGAGTAGGCACGACAAGCCTTAGACGCAAAATGCAGCTTTTGCTTTTAAGACCTGATTTAAATATCATTTCTTTAAGGGGAAATGTTAATTCTCGCATTCAAAAGCTTAAAAATAAGGAATTTGAAGCGATTATTTTAGCGCGTGCTGGCATTAACCGCCTTAATCTTGACAAAGAAGTTAATTTCATCTATGATTTTAGCCTTGAAGAGATGATCCCTGCTGCTTCTCAAGGAGCTTTAGGCATAGAAAGCATTGATGAAGCTGAACTTTTAGGGCTTTTAAAATGCCTTGATGATGAGGCTACGAGGATAGAAACGCATATAGAAAGGCAGTTTATCGAGACCTTAGAGGGTGGTTGTCAAGTGCCAATTGGCATAAATGCGAGCTTAAAAGAAGATAAGATCAAGATAAGGGCTATTTTAGGACTTCCTGATGCGAGTGAGATTTTAAAAGATGAGCTTGTGATTTTGAAAAAGGACTATGAAAATGCGGGGCTAAATTTGGCTAACAAGCTCATTTCAAAGGGCGCAAAAGAGCTTTTAAAGAAAGCTGAGGCAATGCTATGA
- a CDS encoding efflux RND transporter permease subunit, which translates to MYKIAINRPITTLMFFLALAIFGLISAFSMPVNLYPNVSIPLVKISTVANGDLSFIQSKITKEVENALAEIDGIKNINSASYDNFAVTVVEFNLDKNLEVAANDVRDKIGTLSLAAKPKIEKVASDAGAVISLFVHSKSKNDLNLMRKIDDKIKPFLQRIKGVGKVETIGFLKPQIRIKLDPNLLEKYHLNALEVSNIIKNQNFKQALGELENSQDHYLIKGYFEANSIEELKNLRIIAGVFLSDIAEISQGLEDQKQAALLDYSGVLLEVGNISGYNALSTIKNVKANLEELKKLGGEDIELSIAFDKSENISKHLIQVIEDMFVGIFLTVVIVFLFLRNLSATIIAFIAIPCSIISTFFIIDLLGFDLNRLTFIALTLSIGIFVDDAIVVIENIAKKAKTLPPLQATFEGINEIGFSVLSISIVLLCVFIPISYMNSVPGLFFNALGISVASGVVVSFLVAVFLIPSLSARFFNAKEGAFYHKTEKYFEKIEAFYQRLLLQILQNKLKFIITSFAIVLVCFFLATRIGLDFLPMEDDSEFQILLENKEDVSLEQMQRNSLNVLKQVKNDERVDYAYLLVGYDDAKESKKAKIYVKLKSLKYRDQRQTEIVAEYREKLKSSSLKSKVLELPKFSGAGVDEPVQFMVLGDDLNEVLQAATRAKELLAQNPQIVGIDDNGNSLKTEVGVYLNKEKIKKFNVNAEYVAGVLAYSFGELSVGSIDQGSSKDDIILSFDKEYKKDIEALKRIQIKNNEGLILDLASVVDFSYQENLARINRYNKNTAIKVTASNDGISLGEVQNYILDHINQITGQKAGISYAFSGFINLLGETISGFAVAIGLGFLLIYLVLAALYESFILPLIIMLTMPLAFAGTCFGLFITGNNFSLFVLVAVILLFGMVGKNAILLVDVANTKCHEGLDVDEALIEAGKARLRAILMTTCAMIFAMLPLALSRGSGYEGNSPMAIAVIFGLISSTLLTLLVVPALFRVCFILDMKLRKIYERKKI; encoded by the coding sequence ATGTATAAAATCGCCATCAATCGCCCCATAACAACCCTAATGTTTTTCTTAGCTTTGGCTATTTTTGGACTGATTTCAGCCTTTTCAATGCCTGTAAATTTATATCCAAATGTAAGCATTCCCTTAGTAAAAATCAGCACAGTAGCAAATGGGGATCTTAGCTTCATACAATCAAAAATCACCAAAGAAGTAGAAAATGCTCTAGCAGAAATTGATGGTATTAAAAATATAAATTCTGCAAGTTATGATAATTTCGCAGTAACCGTGGTTGAGTTTAACCTTGATAAAAACTTAGAAGTTGCAGCAAATGATGTTCGTGATAAGATAGGAACCTTAAGCTTGGCTGCTAAGCCAAAGATTGAAAAAGTAGCCTCTGATGCTGGGGCTGTCATCAGTCTTTTTGTGCATTCTAAAAGCAAAAACGATCTTAATTTGATGAGAAAGATCGATGATAAAATAAAACCTTTTTTACAAAGAATAAAAGGTGTGGGCAAGGTAGAAACCATAGGCTTTTTAAAACCTCAAATTCGCATCAAACTTGATCCAAATTTACTTGAAAAATACCACTTAAACGCTCTTGAAGTTTCAAATATCATCAAAAATCAAAACTTCAAACAAGCCCTAGGAGAGCTTGAAAACTCTCAAGATCATTATCTTATCAAGGGCTATTTTGAAGCAAATTCCATAGAAGAACTAAAAAATTTAAGGATTATAGCTGGGGTATTTTTAAGTGATATTGCTGAAATTTCTCAAGGACTAGAAGATCAAAAGCAAGCTGCACTTTTGGATTATTCAGGTGTGCTTTTAGAAGTAGGAAATATCAGCGGATACAATGCTCTTAGCACGATTAAAAATGTCAAAGCAAATTTAGAGGAGCTTAAAAAACTTGGCGGAGAAGATATAGAACTTAGCATTGCCTTTGATAAAAGTGAAAATATCTCAAAACACCTTATACAAGTTATCGAAGATATGTTTGTGGGGATTTTTTTAACGGTTGTGATAGTGTTTTTATTTTTAAGAAATTTAAGTGCAACCATCATCGCTTTTATCGCCATACCTTGCTCGATCATCTCCACATTTTTTATCATTGATTTGCTTGGTTTTGATCTAAACCGCCTTACTTTCATAGCCTTGACACTGAGCATTGGGATCTTTGTTGATGATGCTATCGTGGTGATAGAAAATATCGCTAAAAAAGCCAAAACCTTACCTCCTTTGCAAGCAACCTTTGAGGGGATAAATGAGATAGGTTTTAGTGTTTTAAGCATATCTATAGTCTTGCTTTGTGTTTTTATCCCTATTTCTTATATGAACTCTGTTCCGGGGCTATTTTTTAATGCTTTAGGAATCAGCGTAGCCTCAGGAGTTGTTGTAAGTTTCTTGGTTGCTGTATTTTTGATCCCTAGCTTAAGTGCTAGGTTTTTTAATGCCAAAGAGGGAGCTTTTTATCATAAAACTGAAAAATATTTCGAAAAGATAGAAGCCTTTTATCAAAGGCTTTTGCTTCAAATTTTGCAAAATAAGCTTAAATTTATCATCACAAGCTTTGCCATAGTTTTAGTTTGCTTTTTTTTAGCCACAAGAATCGGGCTTGATTTTTTGCCTATGGAAGATGACAGCGAGTTTCAAATTTTACTTGAAAATAAAGAAGATGTGAGCTTAGAGCAAATGCAAAGAAATTCCCTTAATGTCTTAAAGCAGGTTAAAAACGATGAAAGGGTGGATTATGCTTACTTGCTTGTGGGTTATGATGATGCCAAAGAAAGTAAAAAGGCTAAAATTTATGTTAAGCTAAAAAGCCTAAAATACCGAGATCAAAGGCAAACCGAGATCGTCGCTGAATATAGAGAAAAACTAAAAAGTAGCTCTTTAAAGTCTAAGGTTTTAGAGCTTCCAAAATTTAGTGGTGCTGGGGTTGATGAACCTGTGCAATTCATGGTTTTAGGAGATGATTTAAACGAGGTCTTACAAGCTGCAACAAGAGCAAAAGAACTTCTTGCACAAAATCCTCAAATAGTAGGCATTGATGATAATGGAAATTCGCTCAAAACAGAGGTTGGAGTTTATCTTAATAAAGAAAAAATAAAGAAATTTAATGTCAATGCCGAGTATGTAGCTGGGGTCTTAGCCTACTCTTTTGGAGAACTTAGCGTAGGTTCGATAGACCAAGGATCAAGCAAGGATGATATCATCTTAAGTTTTGATAAAGAGTATAAAAAAGATATAGAGGCTTTAAAAAGGATTCAAATCAAAAATAATGAGGGTTTAATCCTTGATCTAGCAAGTGTTGTGGATTTTAGCTATCAAGAAAACTTAGCAAGGATCAACCGCTATAACAAAAACACAGCTATAAAGGTTACTGCAAGCAATGATGGAATTTCTTTAGGCGAAGTGCAAAACTATATCCTTGATCATATCAACCAAATAACAGGTCAAAAAGCTGGCATTTCTTATGCCTTTTCAGGCTTTATAAATTTACTTGGAGAAACGATCAGTGGCTTTGCAGTGGCTATAGGACTTGGCTTTTTGTTAATCTATCTTGTTTTAGCCGCCCTTTATGAAAGCTTTATCTTACCGCTTATCATCATGCTAACCATGCCTCTAGCCTTTGCAGGCACTTGTTTTGGACTTTTTATCACGGGAAATAATTTTTCTTTATTTGTCCTCGTGGCTGTGATCTTGCTCTTTGGAATGGTGGGTAAAAATGCGATTTTGCTTGTTGATGTTGCTAATACAAAATGCCATGAGGGACTTGATGTTGATGAAGCCTTGATTGAAGCAGGCAAGGCAAGACTTAGGGCTATTTTAATGACAACTTGTGCGATGATTTTTGCTATGCTTCCTCTTGCTCTTTCAAGAGGTTCAGGCTATGAGGGAAACTCGCCTATGGCTATAGCTGTGATTTTTGGGCTTATTAGCTCGACCTTACTTACTCTACTTGTCGTGCCAGCATTATTTAGAGTATGTTTTATACTTGATATGAAGTTAAGAAAAATTTATGAAAGAAAAAAAATTTAA
- the fliD gene encoding flagellar filament capping protein FliD codes for MALGQLGSLGLGSNVLTQDTLEKLKKAEESSQLNLYTTSIEKNTAKQKALTELKTKLSAFQTQVKTLGDSTAFSKRSVTASVTGDSAAASLTASSGVALQNVSVSVSQIAEKDVFQSKGIKAGTELVLAQSQNAGKFTLTQGSKTYTISVDSNTTFQDLAERIATASNGDIQAKIINTGEADTPYRLTISSKNTGTDSAISFTDDDNILQNALGWSFKTDDFAKDSFSGFSVANGTNKVANLSDPLGSDIKFTLFADNQTYEISATANETYQDLIDRVNQTTNGKVKLNYSSSDQTMSFSGSAKIFEGTLDTASNTYKNDSATGNFFANTLGMKVSKNYSLDDANNDFHIKHARNAEFTLDGIKMVRQSNEVKDIGAGLALTLKKTGDINFDVKQDTEGISSAMEELATAYNDLMTTLDTYTKYDTDTKVAGDLQGVSQVTSIRSTIINSIFQTQSIEGSVKDDNDKTSTAMVMVSLQDFGLTLNESGTMSFSKSKFDTKISDDIDFAEKFFAGVSGFEDINVVSKSVKLDTDVDFTGKEFKIVFNDKTYDLSKTKDGQDFVLSGKDAAERARNLLDHINSFQIEDLKVKIQEVNMGTNGTEYLLKFNSDNGSDFEIKGDKTSLEAIGLEEKKVTPSLEEGTGVFASLATILDGMTSTRSNKEGSLTLLDKQITSELKSLNETKKKTQERIDARYESMELQWLQYDLIISKLKTQSNTITQMINAANNNNN; via the coding sequence ATGGCATTGGGACAATTAGGAAGCTTAGGTTTAGGCTCAAATGTTTTAACACAAGACACTTTAGAGAAGTTAAAAAAAGCTGAAGAATCTTCACAGCTTAATCTTTATACAACGAGCATTGAAAAAAATACAGCTAAGCAAAAAGCTTTGACTGAACTCAAGACCAAGCTTTCTGCCTTTCAAACTCAGGTTAAGACACTTGGAGATTCTACAGCCTTTTCAAAAAGAAGTGTTACTGCAAGTGTAACGGGTGATAGTGCTGCTGCTTCGCTCACTGCAAGTAGTGGTGTTGCTTTACAAAATGTAAGTGTAAGTGTAAGTCAAATTGCCGAAAAAGATGTTTTTCAAAGTAAGGGCATCAAAGCAGGAACAGAACTTGTGCTAGCTCAGAGTCAAAATGCAGGTAAATTTACACTTACGCAAGGTAGTAAGACATATACAATTAGTGTTGATTCAAATACTACCTTTCAGGATTTGGCTGAGAGGATTGCTACAGCAAGTAATGGGGATATTCAAGCAAAGATTATCAATACAGGAGAAGCTGATACACCTTATCGCTTAACGATTTCGAGTAAAAATACAGGAACTGATAGTGCCATTAGTTTTACTGATGATGATAACATACTTCAAAATGCTCTAGGTTGGAGTTTTAAAACCGATGATTTTGCAAAGGATAGCTTTTCGGGTTTTAGTGTTGCAAATGGCACAAATAAGGTCGCAAATTTAAGTGATCCTTTGGGTTCTGATATTAAATTTACACTTTTTGCGGATAATCAAACTTATGAGATTTCAGCTACAGCAAATGAAACTTATCAAGATCTTATCGATAGGGTTAATCAAACAACAAATGGTAAGGTAAAGCTTAATTATTCAAGTTCAGATCAAACTATGAGTTTTAGTGGCTCTGCTAAGATCTTTGAAGGAACTTTAGATACCGCTAGTAATACTTATAAAAACGATAGTGCCACAGGTAACTTTTTTGCAAATACACTTGGTATGAAGGTGTCAAAGAATTATTCTTTAGATGATGCAAACAATGATTTTCATATCAAGCATGCTAGAAATGCCGAATTTACCCTTGATGGTATTAAAATGGTGCGTCAAAGCAATGAAGTTAAAGACATTGGAGCAGGTCTTGCTCTTACTTTGAAGAAGACAGGAGATATTAACTTTGATGTAAAGCAAGATACTGAGGGCATTAGTTCAGCAATGGAAGAGCTTGCAACTGCATACAATGACTTAATGACGACACTAGATACTTACACTAAATATGATACTGATACTAAGGTGGCTGGAGATTTGCAAGGTGTTAGTCAGGTTACTAGTATAAGATCGACTATTATTAACTCAATTTTTCAAACCCAGTCTATTGAAGGAAGCGTTAAAGATGATAATGATAAAACTTCAACAGCTATGGTTATGGTTTCTTTGCAGGATTTTGGATTGACGCTAAATGAGTCAGGCACTATGTCCTTTAGCAAAAGTAAATTTGATACAAAAATATCAGATGATATCGATTTTGCTGAGAAATTCTTTGCAGGGGTTAGTGGCTTTGAGGATATCAATGTTGTAAGTAAATCTGTCAAGCTTGATACAGATGTGGACTTCACAGGAAAAGAATTTAAGATCGTTTTTAATGATAAAACCTATGATTTGAGTAAGACAAAAGATGGACAAGATTTTGTTCTTAGTGGAAAAGACGCTGCAGAAAGGGCAAGAAATTTACTTGATCATATCAATAGTTTTCAAATTGAAGATTTAAAGGTTAAGATCCAAGAAGTTAATATGGGAACAAATGGTACAGAATATTTGCTTAAATTTAACAGCGATAATGGATCTGATTTTGAAATCAAGGGTGATAAAACAAGTTTAGAGGCGATAGGCTTAGAAGAAAAGAAAGTTACTCCAAGTCTTGAAGAGGGAACAGGTGTTTTTGCAAGTCTTGCAACTATTCTTGATGGTATGACAAGTACAAGATCAAATAAAGAGGGAAGCTTAACTCTTTTAGATAAACAGATCACAAGCGAGCTTAAGTCTTTAAATGAAACGAAGAAAAAGACTCAAGAGCGTATTGATGCAAGATATGAAAGTATGGAGTTGCAATGGTTGCAGTATGATTTGATCATTTCTAAGCTTAAAACTCAAAGCAATACGATCACTCAAATGATCAATGCAGCAAATAACAACAATAATTAA
- a CDS encoding integral memnbrane protein — protein sequence MSFYRFSLLPFFLFELFMSIAFIYAFGFGNFLIFLLISVALGMILLAIFWKNMLEFQILSPKEMFAQFGFIICAFLFIIPGVLSSFVAFLILLFCLILKFKPQQKEAFKANNTSNSQQKYKDEEIIDVEIIKD from the coding sequence ATGAGTTTTTACCGCTTTTCTTTGTTACCATTTTTTTTATTTGAACTTTTTATGAGTATTGCTTTTATATATGCTTTTGGCTTTGGAAATTTTTTGATTTTTCTTTTGATAAGTGTGGCTTTAGGTATGATTTTACTCGCCATTTTTTGGAAGAATATGCTCGAGTTTCAAATTCTAAGCCCTAAAGAAATGTTTGCACAATTTGGCTTTATCATTTGTGCTTTTTTATTTATTATTCCGGGCGTTTTAAGCTCTTTTGTGGCTTTTTTGATTTTGCTTTTTTGCTTGATTTTAAAATTTAAACCACAGCAAAAAGAAGCTTTTAAGGCAAACAACACTTCAAATTCTCAGCAAAAATACAAAGATGAAGAAATCATCGATGTAGAAATTATCAAGGATTAA
- the fliS gene encoding flagellar export chaperone FliS, producing the protein MNNLAYNAYSENQAGIESPEKLIEMLYEGLLRFCSRIKIYIRNEDIEQRVYYVKRATAIFIELINSLDYEKGGDVAHYLSGLYTREIQLLSLANLENNEARVDEVINVVKGLLEAWREVHQDGKLAQ; encoded by the coding sequence ATGAATAATTTAGCTTATAATGCTTACTCAGAAAATCAAGCAGGTATAGAGTCCCCTGAAAAGCTTATAGAAATGCTCTATGAGGGGCTTTTAAGATTTTGTTCTAGGATTAAGATTTATATTAGAAATGAAGACATAGAACAAAGAGTGTATTATGTAAAAAGAGCAACAGCTATTTTTATCGAGCTTATTAATAGTCTTGATTATGAAAAAGGTGGCGATGTTGCTCATTATCTTAGTGGACTTTATACAAGGGAAATTCAACTTCTTTCTTTGGCAAATTTAGAAAATAATGAAGCTAGAGTAGATGAGGTCATCAATGTTGTAAAAGGTTTATTGGAAGCTTGGAGAGAGGTTCATCAAGATGGCAAATTGGCTCAGTGA
- a CDS encoding flagellar protein FlaG encodes MEMKINALNINSSIPTQNTSVDSSGVKPTQESSLSEGNKDSSRVSGIGNAQEDLSSSEQLEELSQKLNEQMKSLQANISFSFSSELNGLYIKVTDNETGDVIRQIPSEEAIRLQEYFKNAVGLLFNQES; translated from the coding sequence ATGGAAATGAAAATTAACGCGTTAAACATAAATTCTTCTATCCCTACGCAAAATACTAGCGTGGATAGTAGTGGAGTAAAGCCTACTCAAGAAAGTTCTTTGAGTGAGGGTAATAAAGATTCTTCCAGAGTTTCAGGGATTGGTAATGCTCAGGAAGATCTTAGCTCAAGCGAGCAACTTGAGGAGTTAAGCCAAAAGCTTAATGAGCAAATGAAGTCTTTGCAAGCAAACATTAGTTTTAGCTTTAGTAGCGAGCTTAATGGCTTGTATATTAAGGTAACTGATAATGAAACAGGAGATGTTATCCGTCAAATACCAAGCGAAGAAGCTATAAGACTTCAAGAGTATTTTAAAAACGCTGTGGGTTTATTATTTAATCAGGAGAGTTAA
- a CDS encoding proline--tRNA ligase, whose amino-acid sequence MKFSKFYAPTTKEAPKDASLPSHIFLLRAGYIEQIGAGLYNFLPLGKRVLDKITAIVKDEMDKAGALQTSLSFVTSANLWQESGRYNVFGKELLRFKDRKENDFVLGPTHEEAMLSIVKNKITSYKQLPLHLYQIGLKFRDEARPRFGLLRCREFVMKDGYSFHADEQDLSREFELMFETYSKIFTRLGLDFRAVEADSGAIGGSGSKEFMVLAQNGEDDILMCENCSYAANIEAAVRAKRICDDERPQANYASKFHTPNIKTIKDLAEFFKINAFYTIKAVVKKAIYEDKEKLVVFFVRGDDELQTTKACNTCKALELVDASEDELLKAGLKPGFIGFIGLKDLDFYVDKELENERQMILGANETDYHLIGIDVVNLNQERFKDLAEVREGDTCVKCGGKLKKNKGIEVGHIFKLGQKYSAAMNANFLDENGKSKPFYMGCYGIGVSRLVAVAVEASFDERGIIWNKNLAPFSLELILSNPKDEQALKFAHELYEELCKIGIEVLFDDRNERFGVKMSEFELLGFPYALLIGKGFENNELEFITRKGLQKELLSFKKDEIQSLASALKAKIL is encoded by the coding sequence ATGAAATTTAGCAAATTTTACGCACCGACAACAAAGGAAGCACCAAAAGATGCGAGCTTGCCAAGTCATATTTTTTTACTTCGTGCTGGATATATCGAGCAAATAGGCGCTGGACTTTATAATTTTTTACCTCTTGGAAAAAGGGTTTTAGATAAAATCACCGCCATTGTAAAAGATGAAATGGATAAGGCAGGTGCTTTGCAAACCAGCCTTAGCTTCGTAACGAGTGCAAATTTATGGCAAGAAAGTGGGCGTTATAATGTCTTTGGTAAGGAGCTTTTGCGTTTTAAGGATAGAAAAGAAAATGATTTTGTCCTAGGTCCAACGCACGAAGAAGCCATGCTTAGCATAGTAAAAAACAAAATCACAAGCTATAAGCAACTGCCCTTGCATTTGTATCAAATCGGTCTTAAATTCCGCGATGAGGCAAGACCTCGCTTTGGACTTTTAAGATGTCGTGAGTTTGTGATGAAAGACGGATACAGCTTTCATGCTGATGAGCAGGATTTAAGCCGTGAGTTTGAGCTTATGTTTGAAACTTATAGCAAAATTTTCACAAGGCTTGGGCTTGATTTTAGGGCTGTTGAGGCTGATAGTGGGGCTATTGGCGGAAGTGGAAGTAAAGAATTTATGGTTTTGGCACAAAATGGCGAAGATGACATTTTGATGTGTGAAAACTGCTCTTATGCTGCAAATATAGAAGCAGCTGTGCGTGCAAAAAGAATTTGTGATGATGAGCGTCCGCAGGCAAATTACGCGAGTAAATTTCACACGCCAAATATTAAAACCATTAAAGATTTAGCCGAGTTTTTTAAGATCAATGCTTTTTACACGATCAAAGCTGTTGTTAAAAAGGCGATTTATGAGGATAAAGAAAAGCTTGTGGTCTTTTTTGTAAGGGGCGATGATGAGCTTCAAACAACCAAAGCTTGCAATACTTGCAAGGCACTTGAGCTTGTTGATGCAAGTGAAGATGAGCTTTTAAAAGCTGGTTTGAAGCCCGGATTTATAGGATTTATCGGCTTAAAGGATCTTGATTTTTATGTGGATAAAGAGCTTGAAAATGAAAGGCAGATGATTTTAGGAGCAAACGAGACGGATTATCATCTAATAGGCATTGATGTGGTGAATTTAAATCAAGAAAGATTTAAAGACTTAGCCGAGGTAAGAGAAGGCGACACCTGCGTTAAATGCGGAGGCAAGCTTAAAAAAAACAAGGGCATAGAAGTAGGACATATCTTTAAGTTAGGGCAAAAATATTCAGCTGCTATGAATGCAAATTTCTTAGATGAAAACGGCAAAAGCAAGCCTTTTTACATGGGTTGTTATGGCATAGGCGTTTCTCGCTTGGTCGCAGTGGCTGTTGAGGCTAGCTTTGATGAAAGGGGCATTATCTGGAACAAAAACCTAGCACCTTTTAGCTTAGAGCTGATCCTTTCAAATCCTAAAGATGAACAAGCCCTTAAATTTGCTCATGAACTCTATGAAGAGCTTTGTAAAATAGGCATTGAAGTGCTTTTTGATGATAGAAATGAAAGATTTGGCGTGAAAATGAGCGAATTTGAGCTTTTGGGCTTTCCTTATGCCTTGCTTATAGGCAAGGGCTTTGAAAATAATGAGCTTGAATTTATCACTAGAAAAGGACTTCAAAAAGAGCTTTTAAGCTTTAAAAAAGATGAAATTCAAAGCCTAGCTAGTGCATTAAAGGCTAAGATTTTATGA